Genomic DNA from Felis catus isolate Fca126 chromosome E3, F.catus_Fca126_mat1.0, whole genome shotgun sequence:
CTTTTGTGGGGCTGCGGCTCCACGTCTGGTCTCCTTACGAGGAGGGAGGCCGGTACACGAGAGTAGGTGCGACACCTCGGGCAGACCCCACGGGCCCTGGGGTAGCATGTGAGCCAGGCAGGGCCAGACCAGAGGGGGTCTGCCTGTGGGCTGACCACGGCAGAGACGGATGCGATGGGATGTGAAACGTCTAGTGGCCACAAGAATGCGCCGTGTTTCCTGGGGACTCGAGGCCTGTGAAGTCTGGTGGACAAGCTCTCCACAGCCATGGGCCCCCGTTCGCTGTCCCCCGGTTATGGTCAGAGCCATGGTTCGGCGGGCGGGAGCCCAGAACAGAGAGGAGACTGCACTTAAACATCCACAGCCAGCTCCGGATGAGTTCAGGAAGGAGAGTGGAAACCAGCCGTGTAATCAGCTAAAAGATGACACAACCAGCTTTGGGAGACCAAAGCTTCCTGTAGGAACCACAGGTGTTCCGGGAACATGCCAGCAGCCCAGTGCCCCCCTGCACCCCAGGATCCGGTTCCTGGGGTGCAGGGCGCCCACCAGGGCCAGAAGCTGAGGAGCGTGGTCTAGATTTAGGGACCCAACCTATGCTGTGGATTACAGCAAACACTTCTAAAAGTGATGTAATCAGCACGTGTGGGCAGAATCCGGCCGGCCCGGCCCCGAGCATCACTCCCGTCTGACGGGCTGCTGGGCGGCATTCACGGGGATTACAAAACACTCCCACTGACTCGATGTCCCTGAACGGGAGCTCACGCACCAACTGCCCACCTGCCCATCACAGCCGATGCAGGCGCACTCCTGTTGTGGGGACCCCAACCTCCCTTTACTTCCTGGTTAACCCCCTGGCGCCCCACGGGCTCACTGCCTCGGGAGAAATCAGCAGGTAGATGTCTGTTCACCGCCTGATCCCCAcccgacccccccacccccacgccaggCTCCAGCCTGCAGTGCAGCagcaggtgtgggcagggcctggCCCCCGAGCCCCTTCAGGGGCTGGGGTCCGGCACCAACAGCAACGGGGCTGGCAGAACCCTCAGCCCCTACGCCCAGGAGACAAACGTGCACTTTGCACGTGTTCGCCCGAGAGGATTTCTTATTCTGAGAGCAGGAGATCAGGATGGGCCGAAATTCATTTTTCACGGAAGGTTTTCCTCCAAAGGACCGTGACGCGTGAAGATTGTGCTCTTTCCTCACGTGTGGGTCCTCCCGGCCAGCCGCACACCCACGCCTCCTGTGTGCTAGACCACGGGCCACTGGGTTGCACtccagcggggagggggggcggggggagcgcaGCGCAAGGTTCCCTCCGAGGGAGCCCCATCACCGGGGCCCCGTGGCGGCCCGGTGGACACCAAGGCGTGAGCCTCTCACCCACGGTGGCCACCCCCACTTCCGCGCTCCTCCTCAGGTggggcccccaccccctggcttAGCGCCTCCTGCTCTCCCAGCTGCGTTCGGGGCACACCTGTCACACGCCAGCCTGTGCAGCTGCCCGCGACCTGCTCCCACGTGTGCACCCACACCCGCTCTCGGGGACAGAGGCGCAGCGTGCTGGTGCAGCCCAGGTGGCAGGAGAGACGGGGCGGGTCTCTGGCCACCAGACCGCAGACACAGGTGTGGAGGGCGGGCGGACGCACAATTCCCACACACGCCACGAAGGGTCCGGGCAGGGCTGTGGCGGCCTGCTGTTCCCACCCAGGAGGCTGTGGAGGGTCACCCTGTCGTGGGAAGGCCCATACACATCACGGCCCTGCGTGCCGCGCCACGGGCACCCGTCCTTCTAAAACCCCTTTCAGTAAAGAGGCTGAAAAGGAGGTGGTCACGGGGCTCGCTTGAAGCCactgggtggtggggggcaggacGGGAGCccaggactgggggtggggagccctgcAGGGTGTCCCCGCGTGGCGGAGAGAAGCCAGGACGGGAGGCAGCGTGAAGGCTGCCCGAAGCGGCTTCCCCGGCGGGATCTCGGGCGCATCATCCAGTGCTCAGATTTCTCTAGAAACGGGCTCGGGGAGGCTCGCCGCGGCCGTTAGGGTCACGGCAGCATCGGGACCTTGCGGGCCCAGCTCAGGACCTAAGGCAGCCACGGACAGCGACCTGGCTCTCCCAGAACACGCACGCTCGGGACGGAGTTCTTCTGGAAGGGCCCGCGGTCTCTAGCCCTTGCCCTGCTAGGTTAAGGGGCGAGGCTCCCTTCGGGCACCACCTCTGCATCTCTGAGGGGCTGGCGGGGCCCGGGGCTCTGGCTAACCTTCCGCTGCTTTCTCCCGCAGCCCGCCGTCATGTGGAGCTGCGGCCCGCTCAACGGCACGGGCGGCGCGGAGGACCAGCCGCTGTGCCAGCACCTGCATCTGGTCCTGTCCGTCTTCTCCCTGCTCTACCTGGTGGCCGGCGTCCCCGTCGGCCTGGGCTACAACGCCCTGCTCGTCCTGGTCAACCTGCACGACCAGAGCAGCATGACCATGCCCGACGTCTACTTCGTCAACATGGCCGTGGCGGGCCTGGTGCTCAGCGCCCTGGCGCCCGTGCACCTGCTGGGCCCCACCGCCTCCGGGTGGGCCCTGTGGGGCTTCGGCAGCGAGGCCCACGTCACGCTGCTGGTGCTGTTCAACGTCTCCTCCCTGGTGACCATGTACTCCACGGCCCTGCTCAGCCTCGACTGCTACATCGAGCGGGCGCTGCCGCGCACCTACATGTCCAGCGTCTACAACACGCGACACGTGTGCGGCTTCGTCTGGGGCGGGGCCCTGCTCACCAGCTTCTCCTCCCTGCTCTTCTACGTCTGCAGCCACGTGGCCGCCAGGATCGTCGAGTGCTCCAAGATGCGGGACGCGCAGGCCGCGGACGCCATCATGGTGTTCATCGGCTACGTGGTCCCCGCCCTGGCCGTGTTCTACGCGCTGGCGCTCATCTCGAGGATCCGGAAGGCGGACACGCCGCTCGACCAGGACGCGGGGAGGCCGGACCCCTCGGTGCACAGGCTCCTGGTGGCCACCGTGTGCACGCAGTTCGGGCTCTGGACGCCTCACTACCTGACCCTCCTGGGGCACACGCTGCTGGCCTTGCGGGGGAAGCCCGTTGACAGGCACCACCTGGGGATCCTGCTCTTCGCCAAGGACGTGGCGAGATTCCTGGCCTTCTCCAGCAGCTCCGTGGTGCCGCTCCTTTACCGCTACATCAACAGAAACTTCCCCAGCAAACTCCGGCGGCTGATAAAGAAAATGCACTGCGGGCGCCAGAGCTGCTCCCCGGACCAAGCAGGGGTACAGCAGGTGATGGCGTAGAGCCGGCGGCTGGGGTCACGGCCGCTCGCTGAGCGCGGGTCCTGGGGCCGCCACCAGTGCCCCGGTGGGGTCATCGGACGGGCAGTCAACGGCGTACTTCCCGGAGGCACGGTCCGGGCCCCCTCCTGGGAGACAGGCGACCGACACTTGACCTGGATGCACAGCACTTTGTCACTGCCCGCTCTGTCACGCTCTTCCCCAGGACGTCACTGAGGCCGGGACCCAGAACAGCACGAGGCGTGTTCTCTCCAAGTTTTCTGCTTCCAGACAGGCCGCTCTTAGGCCAAGGCCACGCGGTCCAAGGCGGGAGGGGCCTGGCGTGAAAAACAGCTGCCTGCCCACCTGCTTCGGGCGGACGCACTGCTCGGTCGTGCGGGGCCACACCCGCAATAGCGTCCTCAGCCTGGCCGCCTCCACCCTGGGTTTCTGAACGAAGTCAGGAGAATCCAAATCCAGTGTTTATATTCTGCGCCGGCAAAATACCCGATTCCGTCTCTTGCGCTTATAAAAAGATTCGAGAGAAGTCACCAAAGCCTGAAAGCGAAGGAAGCAACACGAAGGGCACTCCCGTTGGACGGACGGGCGGGCTCCTGCTACCGCAGGGTCGTGCTGGGTGGGGTGAGGCGGGGAGAGGCGCGTGCCGTGCCACGCACACAGGCAGCGTGCAAATGCTTCAGAAGGACAGGGCCAGCAGTGTGGCTGGTCTTAGGCGGAGGGCCCTTAACTGGTacccctgctgccctccccgGTGACCTCAGCTAACCGTCTTCAGTAGAAGCCAACTCCCCAAAGTGTGCACAAAACCCCACGCTAATAGTAAACCGAAGAGAGGAAAGCGCGGTGAGGATTTCCAACCTAACACAGAAGCTGGGAGGGACCGCCTGGGGAGTCACAGGCCTGCAAGGCGGAGCCCGGTCTGGCACGGGGGCAGAGCGTGGGGCCACCACTGCCACCTCACACCCGACAACAGCCTGCTTCGCCAGACGCGGCGCGTGCCTGGATCCTTCCACGCCGCGTCCCATAAACACCTGCTCTAAAACCGTGGCAGAAGCCCCCTGCTCTCCTCGACACCATCCGCTCACCTGCACCCCGACGTCACGACGCACCACAGGCCTGCAGCCCCCCAACTGCACCTCTGAAACCCACAAAGCTCTAAAAACAGGAAGATTTGTTTGTCAAGTTTGCGGCACATTCCCTTGGTAGCAAACCTTGAGCTGAAGTGGTAGGAGAGCGCTTTTCTGAGGAAAGAGGAGCGTGAATGTGATTACGGGGCACTGGCCCGGCCCCACAGGGCCCCGTAACACGCAGCACACACAGCATGTTAACTGCGTGCGCGCAAACGCAGAGAACAGGTGAACGTAGGTCGTTTGCCAAAAGCAGCCGGAAGCATGCACACGCCTTAAGATCTCATTCGCGTGTCACCCTACGCTTTCCTGCGGGGTTACGGTGACAGGGAGCGGCTGGGGCTGGCAGCTTGGGAACTCCAACCCGCGTTTAGGTTTGTGCCTCCAAAAATGTGTTGCTTTTTGTCGCTGCTCAGCAatacactgtatttatttatttatttgtttatttttaccttctgACTCCCTTCACCCgtttctcctccctgccccggCAACCACCAATCCGTGCTGCTTCCGTGGCCTTGGTTGTGTTTCTTAAAGATCCCCTGTACCACTGAGATCATGTTCTACTCCTctttgacttatctcacttagcacagtgctctCCAGGTCCGTCCGTGTTGtcgcaaatggccagatttcatttctgtttatggctaatattccgcGGTGCGTGTACCCGCCCCCCCTTCTTCTTCGTCCACTTGTCCGTCAAGGGACACTCAGCTGCTTCTGTGTCTGGTCTGTTGTGAATAACGCGGCAGTGAACGTGGGGGTGCAGACACCATTCTGACGgagtgcttttgtttcctttgggtagatacccagaaGTGCGATCACTGGATAAGTAGACCTGCTTTTGACTTTTGAGGCACGTCTGTActgttttcacagtggctgcgGCAGTGCGCATCCCCACCAGCGGTGCACGAGGACCCCTTTCCCGTACTCCCTCGCCAGCGCTCGGTGTCCTCTTGGTGGCGGCACCCTAGCGGGCGTGAGGAGCACCCGCTGGGGTTCTGACGCGCTCCTCTGACGAGTGCCGCTGAGCACCTTCTCACGTACACGTTGGCCGTCTGcgttctttgcagaaatgtctgttctCATCCTTtgtaatcacattttattttgcttctgggTTGTGGgagtgctttatgtattttggagatGAGTCCCTTATCAGAGGTATTAACATACTAACTTTTGACAACCTGAAAACTTAATTCTGACACATCTGATCCGAGGATGGCAAAGTGTGGCTCTGTGTTTTGCCACATTCCATTCAGGGAAATCGCTCCATTTGGCCCTGGTCTCTCGGGAGATTTAGCCCATGACTTGGTTGCCATTGTGTTTCTGTCGGCAGAATATATCCCCTCCGGGGTGATGCGATGACTGAGTTCAGAGTCTGCCTGTGCAGAAGCATGAAAATACACTGGACACCAGGGTCCTGGTCTTACTTGCCCCTGCTAGCTGTGAAATTCTGGACAGGTGGGGCCTAATCTACTTCCTGGCCAGTAAATCAGGGGCAGAATTAGAGAAGGTTCTGGGTTGCCTCTGTCCGTGAACGTGCTATTTCTAGTGAAGGGCGCAGCGCCCCTCTGCTGCAGGGTTTCCCCCAGTCCTGAAAGTCTCAGACCCGACCCCCTCCACTCCTCAAGCTGTGGGCTGCACAGCGGGGGGTTCCGTGGCCCCGGCTCCACTGGGGAACTCTCGTGTTGGCCGAGCGAATGGCGGGTTGCAGGGTGCCCGGCATTGCAGCCGTGGGGCCTCTGACCTCACACACACCTGCTACCACGGAGTCTCAGTCCTCGTCCTCTCACGgcgggtgggcagggctggggccagggtcAGTCCCAGGTCCACCACACACGGCCAGGCTCTTGGGTCAGGAAGCCAGCACTGTTCTTAGGGGACACGGGACCCAGCGGTGGGCTGGTTTGGGGTGGCAGtgctatttcaaataaaaagaccCTTTTCCTCGCTCATCTGTTCTGCTCTTTGCTCTAGAAAGAGCTCCTAGGAGAAGAGGGAGATCCCAAGGGCACAGAGCCGAGAGCCACGTGGGTCTCCGCCCACAGCCCCGGAGTCCCTCACCCCAGCTGGGCTCCCCCAAACAGAAGAGAGGCCGAAAATCACGGTCttgttttcactttctcagtGGCTTTGGTTGCAACCTGGCTTGTTTCTGGTGACCTCCGGGGGCCTGAGCGGGTCCCACCCGTGCCGGTGACAGAGGGCCCCCGGGGATGGGTGGCAGGCTGGGTGTCTCACGGAGACCCCTCCGCTGCTTTCGCGGCATCCCCGGGTCTCACGGCTCGACCGGCCTCTGTGCTCTTCTCCCCGCTGGGGACACCTCCGCCACCAGCCCCATGTGCTTCCCGCATGGCTTTTGTCCATCCACAGTCACCTGGGCTGGATCCGGGGCGACTGAACGCTGCCTCCAGCGCTCCTGCCACGTGGCCCAAGACATGGAAAGAATTCTGAGCTGAGAGAAGAATGAGGAGTGGGTCGGGAAAGGCTCCAGTAGACTGTGAACGTGATCCTACATattacatgtgtatttttttatctcACCAATCTCCATGTCTCCCAGTGGAAGTCTATGTTCCAAGGCCATTAATTTTGTTATCAGTCCCTCGTATTAtactttttaagttaattttaattttgctgatcaCAACAACTCATCTACCGTGTCGTGCTTATTTAAGGTTCTAGAAGGTGAATTTAATTTTAGGTTGCTTCACGAAGGTTATAAAATTTATCACGGGAAACCAGATCTCCCGCTAATTGTGGCAGATGCATCGGTAAGGCAGACCCCCAGTCCTTCATAGAACGCACGTGATGAAGGATAAACCTGGAGAAAATGATTAAGAAGCTAAA
This window encodes:
- the GPR146 gene encoding probable G-protein coupled receptor 146 isoform X2; translated protein: MEAKPAVMWSCGPLNGTGGAEDQPLCQHLHLVLSVFSLLYLVAGVPVGLGYNALLVLVNLHDQSSMTMPDVYFVNMAVAGLVLSALAPVHLLGPTASGWALWGFGSEAHVTLLVLFNVSSLVTMYSTALLSLDCYIERALPRTYMSSVYNTRHVCGFVWGGALLTSFSSLLFYVCSHVAARIVECSKMRDAQAADAIMVFIGYVVPALAVFYALALISRIRKADTPLDQDAGRPDPSVHRLLVATVCTQFGLWTPHYLTLLGHTLLALRGKPVDRHHLGILLFAKDVARFLAFSSSSVVPLLYRYINRNFPSKLRRLIKKMHCGRQSCSPDQAGVQQVMA
- the GPR146 gene encoding probable G-protein coupled receptor 146 isoform X3, whose translation is MPAVMWSCGPLNGTGGAEDQPLCQHLHLVLSVFSLLYLVAGVPVGLGYNALLVLVNLHDQSSMTMPDVYFVNMAVAGLVLSALAPVHLLGPTASGWALWGFGSEAHVTLLVLFNVSSLVTMYSTALLSLDCYIERALPRTYMSSVYNTRHVCGFVWGGALLTSFSSLLFYVCSHVAARIVECSKMRDAQAADAIMVFIGYVVPALAVFYALALISRIRKADTPLDQDAGRPDPSVHRLLVATVCTQFGLWTPHYLTLLGHTLLALRGKPVDRHHLGILLFAKDVARFLAFSSSSVVPLLYRYINRNFPSKLRRLIKKMHCGRQSCSPDQAGVQQVMA
- the GPR146 gene encoding probable G-protein coupled receptor 146 isoform X1, with the protein product MPQLNPAVMWSCGPLNGTGGAEDQPLCQHLHLVLSVFSLLYLVAGVPVGLGYNALLVLVNLHDQSSMTMPDVYFVNMAVAGLVLSALAPVHLLGPTASGWALWGFGSEAHVTLLVLFNVSSLVTMYSTALLSLDCYIERALPRTYMSSVYNTRHVCGFVWGGALLTSFSSLLFYVCSHVAARIVECSKMRDAQAADAIMVFIGYVVPALAVFYALALISRIRKADTPLDQDAGRPDPSVHRLLVATVCTQFGLWTPHYLTLLGHTLLALRGKPVDRHHLGILLFAKDVARFLAFSSSSVVPLLYRYINRNFPSKLRRLIKKMHCGRQSCSPDQAGVQQVMA
- the GPR146 gene encoding probable G-protein coupled receptor 146 isoform X4, with the translated sequence MWSCGPLNGTGGAEDQPLCQHLHLVLSVFSLLYLVAGVPVGLGYNALLVLVNLHDQSSMTMPDVYFVNMAVAGLVLSALAPVHLLGPTASGWALWGFGSEAHVTLLVLFNVSSLVTMYSTALLSLDCYIERALPRTYMSSVYNTRHVCGFVWGGALLTSFSSLLFYVCSHVAARIVECSKMRDAQAADAIMVFIGYVVPALAVFYALALISRIRKADTPLDQDAGRPDPSVHRLLVATVCTQFGLWTPHYLTLLGHTLLALRGKPVDRHHLGILLFAKDVARFLAFSSSSVVPLLYRYINRNFPSKLRRLIKKMHCGRQSCSPDQAGVQQVMA